In one Hymenobacter sp. DG25B genomic region, the following are encoded:
- a CDS encoding glycosyltransferase, which translates to MMPAATPALPLVTIVAICHNHAPFLREALDSILAQTYPQVEVLLVDNASTDGSVGILQEYAARNPAWQLQLHPQNLGLCRAFNEAYRSSRGEFLIDFATDDVLLPDRLARQVAFFQQLPSTAGMVYSNAELIDEQGCHLRYHIRQRQGKPFPAPASGWVFAEVLRRYFISTPTIMMRRATLDELHGYDETLYYEDFDFWVRASRHWQFYFLDAVTTRKRQHGRAMSRGAYRPGDPHLRSTLAICHKAWALCQTGEERDALAIRVRWEMRQAARWGSYGAAAAYFALLQQTGRATMLDQLVGRAARLLSRFQGKTW; encoded by the coding sequence ATGATGCCCGCTGCTACTCCCGCGCTGCCGTTGGTAACCATTGTGGCTATTTGCCACAACCACGCACCCTTTCTTCGCGAAGCCCTGGACTCTATCCTGGCCCAGACCTACCCGCAGGTGGAGGTGCTGCTGGTAGATAATGCCAGTACCGATGGCAGCGTAGGTATTCTGCAGGAGTACGCGGCCCGCAACCCCGCGTGGCAACTGCAGCTGCATCCTCAAAACCTAGGGCTGTGCCGGGCTTTTAACGAAGCCTACCGCAGCTCCCGGGGAGAATTCCTGATTGACTTTGCCACGGATGATGTGCTGCTGCCAGACCGTCTTGCCCGGCAGGTGGCATTTTTTCAGCAGCTACCATCTACAGCAGGCATGGTGTATTCTAACGCCGAGCTGATTGACGAGCAGGGCTGCCACCTGCGCTACCACATCCGGCAGCGCCAGGGTAAGCCTTTTCCCGCGCCGGCCTCGGGGTGGGTTTTTGCCGAGGTGCTGCGCCGCTACTTCATCAGCACGCCCACCATAATGATGCGCCGTGCTACCCTGGACGAGCTGCATGGCTACGATGAAACGCTGTACTATGAGGATTTTGATTTCTGGGTGCGGGCCTCCCGCCACTGGCAATTCTACTTTCTGGATGCCGTAACCACCCGCAAGCGGCAGCACGGTCGGGCTATGTCGCGCGGCGCCTACCGTCCCGGCGACCCGCACCTGCGCTCTACGCTGGCCATCTGCCATAAAGCCTGGGCACTATGCCAGACCGGAGAAGAGCGGGATGCCCTGGCCATTCGGGTGCGCTGGGAAATGCGGCAGGCTGCCCGCTGGGGTAGCTACGGGGCAGCCGCGGCCTACTTCGCACTCCTGCAGCAAACCGGCCGCGCCACTATGCTGGACCAACTGGTTGGTCGGGCGGCACGCCTGCTAAGCCGCTTTCAGGGGAAAACCTGGTAA
- a CDS encoding ArnT family glycosyltransferase: protein MKDTSPRLADWTLLSLVVFIVAYFFFTHEGLYDYDDYHYARLAHELASGTFQVNPDARHLLAEPFRERLLVFAPVALLYRLFGVGIYTTTLWPLLCTLGTLAICWALYRRRAPLVATGAMVLLGLHYFMLTLSNYLYPDNILMFAALASAAALLWGRRPEQGHPALWGAGFATLTLTAFLAKETIVFYLPFYLSLLVVDLLRRQHQRFWLGAVSMGLVLLIGYLSFYYAHTGDALYRLHRIEQANVYFQPKNYLGSQRGQLLARLTWQPLASFIAAGVGVALLLALAAAFSHALLHPEARFWLWLALSSMACFWWGSTSLAHYNPITLTPRMMAPLLPPLCLAAGFGLREALRNYRAAGWLALGLLLCALWLHNSSAVIYAGTGFCFAGLFLLDWTGRVSGWLLSHLPALFIVALATVLAIRPLYFMAKPSAFSFFEQQAIIRQYLPATAKGVVFVDEHLLEKADFYYDFTPPPALAYRRYESARALPPAPGQPAWLLVNGSTLTNPELTRQLIQYTEPEVLAWFPHRQLVAQKGKVRLYQVFP, encoded by the coding sequence ATGAAGGACACCTCCCCGCGCCTGGCCGATTGGACGCTGCTTAGCCTGGTGGTTTTCATAGTAGCGTATTTCTTCTTCACCCACGAAGGCCTCTACGACTACGATGACTACCACTATGCCCGTCTGGCGCATGAGCTGGCTTCGGGCACTTTCCAGGTAAACCCCGATGCCCGACACCTGCTGGCCGAGCCGTTTCGGGAAAGGCTGCTGGTTTTTGCACCGGTAGCGCTGCTGTACCGCCTGTTTGGAGTAGGGATTTATACTACCACGCTGTGGCCGCTACTCTGCACGTTGGGCACGCTGGCTATTTGCTGGGCCTTATACCGCCGCCGAGCGCCACTGGTAGCCACCGGGGCCATGGTGCTACTGGGGCTGCATTATTTCATGCTCACGCTGTCTAACTATCTGTATCCCGATAATATTCTCATGTTCGCGGCCCTGGCCAGCGCCGCGGCCCTACTGTGGGGCCGGCGCCCTGAGCAAGGACACCCGGCCCTTTGGGGAGCTGGCTTTGCCACGCTAACGCTGACCGCCTTTCTGGCCAAGGAAACCATTGTGTTTTATCTGCCTTTTTACCTGAGCCTACTAGTGGTGGATTTGCTGCGCCGGCAGCACCAGCGGTTCTGGCTGGGCGCCGTGAGTATGGGTTTGGTTTTGCTGATAGGCTACCTGAGCTTTTACTACGCCCACACCGGCGACGCCCTCTACCGCTTGCACCGCATTGAGCAGGCCAACGTTTATTTCCAGCCGAAGAACTATCTGGGCAGCCAGCGCGGCCAGCTGCTGGCGCGGCTAACCTGGCAGCCCCTGGCCAGCTTTATAGCGGCAGGCGTGGGCGTGGCGCTGCTGCTGGCCTTGGCAGCCGCTTTCAGCCATGCCCTCCTACACCCGGAAGCCCGTTTCTGGCTGTGGCTGGCGCTCAGCTCCATGGCCTGCTTTTGGTGGGGCAGCACTTCCCTGGCGCACTACAACCCCATTACCCTCACGCCCCGCATGATGGCCCCGCTCCTGCCCCCGCTGTGCCTGGCAGCAGGCTTTGGGCTGCGGGAGGCACTGCGCAACTACCGGGCTGCGGGGTGGCTGGCGCTGGGGCTGCTGCTTTGTGCCCTGTGGCTGCACAATAGCAGCGCAGTGATATATGCCGGCACCGGCTTTTGCTTCGCTGGCCTGTTTTTACTGGATTGGACGGGGAGGGTTTCGGGGTGGCTTCTCTCCCACCTGCCAGCACTGTTCATTGTAGCACTGGCAACAGTGCTGGCCATTCGGCCCTTGTATTTCATGGCCAAACCCAGCGCGTTTTCCTTCTTTGAGCAGCAGGCCATAATCAGGCAATATCTGCCGGCTACGGCCAAGGGGGTGGTTTTTGTGGATGAGCACCTGCTGGAAAAGGCCGATTTTTACTATGACTTTACGCCCCCTCCGGCCCTGGCTTACCGGCGCTATGAAAGTGCCCGCGCCCTACCGCCTGCGCCCGGCCAGCCTGCCTGGCTGCTGGTAAACGGCAGTACGCTTACCAACCCCGAGCTTACCCGGCAGCTGATTCAATACACGGAGCCGGAGGTTCTGGCGTGGTTTCCGCACCGGCAGCTGGTAGCCCAAAAAGGAAAGGTTCGCCTTTACCAGGTTTTCCCCTGA
- a CDS encoding acyl-ACP desaturase, translated as MIATLTSRGEVLQHLEPFLRENMGSFLKKVDESWQPSDFLPDPRLDTFFDEVKELRERAKELSYDLMAVLIGDTITEEALPNYEAWFHQLDDLGRDPNNGWAQWIRGWTAEENRHGDLLNRYLYLSGRVNMREFEVSTQYLIADGFDLGTAHDPYRAFIYTSYQEAATNLSHRRVGTLARKAGDHALSKLCGMIAGDESRHARVYQTFVEKIFEVDPSEMMLAFEDMMRKKIVMPAHYMREMGVEMGKTFGHFTDAAQRLGVYTSQDYTDILESLITTWNVSQITGLNGQAEKARDYIMALPARLRRVSERMPVPKLEYRFKWID; from the coding sequence ATGATTGCGACCCTCACTTCCCGCGGGGAAGTACTTCAGCACCTCGAACCTTTTTTGCGGGAGAACATGGGTTCTTTCCTGAAAAAGGTAGATGAGAGCTGGCAGCCTTCCGACTTCCTGCCCGACCCCCGCCTCGATACATTTTTTGATGAAGTAAAGGAGCTGCGTGAGCGGGCCAAGGAGCTGAGCTACGATTTGATGGCCGTACTCATTGGCGATACCATCACGGAAGAGGCCCTGCCCAACTACGAGGCCTGGTTTCATCAGCTCGATGACCTGGGGCGCGACCCCAACAACGGCTGGGCCCAGTGGATCCGGGGCTGGACGGCCGAGGAAAACCGCCACGGCGACCTGCTCAACCGCTACCTGTACCTTTCCGGCCGCGTAAACATGCGCGAGTTTGAGGTAAGCACCCAGTACCTGATTGCCGACGGTTTTGACCTGGGCACCGCCCACGACCCTTACCGCGCCTTCATTTACACCAGCTACCAGGAAGCGGCCACCAACCTCTCGCACCGCCGGGTAGGTACGCTGGCCCGCAAAGCCGGCGACCACGCGCTTTCCAAGCTCTGCGGCATGATTGCCGGCGACGAATCCCGCCACGCCCGCGTGTACCAGACGTTTGTGGAGAAAATCTTTGAAGTAGACCCATCCGAAATGATGCTGGCCTTTGAGGATATGATGCGCAAGAAGATTGTGATGCCCGCGCACTACATGCGCGAGATGGGCGTGGAAATGGGCAAAACCTTCGGGCACTTCACCGATGCTGCCCAGCGCCTGGGCGTATACACCAGCCAGGATTACACCGATATTCTGGAAAGCCTCATTACTACCTGGAACGTAAGCCAAATCACTGGCCTGAACGGCCAGGCCGAAAAAGCCCGGGACTATATCATGGCCCTGCCCGCCCGCCTGCGCCGCGTATCAGAGCGCATGCCGGTGCCCAAGCTGGAATACCGCTTTAAGTGGATTGACTAA
- a CDS encoding DUF427 domain-containing protein produces MKAIWNNTVVAESDDTVVVENNHYFPAEALKREYFEDSIAGTSCPWKGRASYYSLRIEGELNKDAAWYYPTPSEAAQHIKGRVAFWKGVQIVP; encoded by the coding sequence ATGAAAGCCATCTGGAACAATACCGTAGTAGCTGAGAGCGACGACACCGTAGTGGTGGAAAACAACCATTATTTCCCGGCCGAGGCGCTGAAAAGGGAATATTTCGAGGATAGCATTGCTGGCACTTCCTGTCCCTGGAAGGGCCGGGCCAGCTATTATTCCCTGCGCATTGAGGGGGAGCTGAACAAGGATGCCGCCTGGTACTACCCCACTCCTTCTGAGGCCGCGCAGCATATTAAAGGGCGCGTGGCATTCTGGAAAGGCGTGCAGATAGTGCCGTAA
- a CDS encoding vWA domain-containing protein: MAAGFRFRDFVPEDLPDKGFESLLKIFMQLITITSGDVGEALSWLSELDKQYGLTEDGYGIGDFIEDLKKKGYIDDDPQKQGAFNITTKSEQKIRKSALEEIFGKLKKSGQGNHRTPHTGQGDEQSTDMREFRFGDSLDQISMTESIRNAQLNHGLSGEDFMLTEGDLEVRENEHKSQTSTVLMIDISHSMILYGEDRITPAKKVAMALAELVKQKYPKDFLDVLVFGNDAWQIEVKDLPYLQVGPYHTNTVAGLELALDLLRKRKTPNKQIFMITDGKPTCLKEGTSYYKNSFGLDRKVVNKTLNLAAAARRLKVPITTFMIASDPYLQQFVEEFTQVNQGKAYYSSLKGLGHLIFEDYKRNRRKSV, translated from the coding sequence ATGGCTGCAGGTTTTCGTTTCCGGGATTTCGTGCCCGAGGACTTACCCGATAAAGGGTTTGAGTCACTCCTCAAGATATTTATGCAACTCATCACCATCACCAGCGGTGATGTGGGCGAGGCCTTATCCTGGCTTTCGGAGCTGGACAAGCAATACGGGCTGACGGAAGATGGCTATGGCATTGGCGACTTCATTGAAGACCTGAAAAAGAAGGGCTACATTGATGATGACCCGCAAAAGCAGGGGGCGTTCAACATCACGACCAAAAGCGAGCAGAAAATCCGCAAATCGGCGCTGGAGGAAATCTTTGGCAAGCTCAAGAAATCGGGGCAGGGCAACCACCGCACGCCCCACACCGGCCAGGGCGACGAGCAAAGCACCGACATGCGCGAGTTCCGCTTCGGCGACTCTCTGGACCAGATTTCCATGACGGAGAGCATCCGCAACGCCCAGCTCAACCACGGCCTGAGCGGCGAGGATTTTATGCTGACCGAAGGCGACCTGGAAGTGCGCGAGAACGAGCACAAGAGCCAGACCAGCACGGTGCTCATGATTGATATCTCGCACTCCATGATTCTCTACGGCGAGGACCGGATTACGCCCGCCAAAAAAGTAGCCATGGCCCTGGCCGAGCTGGTGAAGCAGAAATATCCCAAAGATTTTCTGGATGTGTTGGTGTTCGGCAACGATGCCTGGCAGATTGAGGTGAAGGATTTACCCTACCTGCAGGTGGGGCCTTACCACACCAACACGGTGGCCGGCCTGGAGCTGGCCCTGGATCTGCTGCGCAAGCGCAAAACGCCCAACAAGCAGATTTTCATGATTACCGACGGCAAGCCCACCTGCCTGAAGGAAGGCACCAGCTACTACAAAAACTCGTTCGGGCTGGATCGGAAAGTGGTGAACAAAACCCTGAACCTGGCCGCCGCCGCCCGCCGCCTGAAAGTGCCCATCACCACCTTCATGATTGCCTCTGATCCGTATCTGCAGCAGTTTGTGGAGGAGTTCACGCAGGTAAACCAGGGCAAAGCGTACTATAGCTCCCTGAAAGGTTTGGGTCATTTGATATTTGAAGACTACAAGCGCAACCGCCGAAAATCGGTGTAA
- a CDS encoding cytochrome c, with translation MKKPLHILGLVLGMLLLAVAGFAALIKERGSPTQQAPTAVRPSTPKRVLQGEKIVALMCVHCHQNPSTKTLSGRPMPDLGTDLGNLHSANITKHPQFGIGQWTDQQVVTLLRTGAGPDGRPRLGMPRFAYLSDEDAASIVAFLRADNPLTRATAQASQPQKLSPLAKSLMTTALKPIPPVKHLADAPPASKPVALGRYLVIARYQCYFCHSKSINTNNESNPELSKGYLGGGDKLLDDDLQVRISRNITMDPNTGLGKWSEEQFSKAVKFGMAPSGILHGPMPKFSTLTDEEVHALWAYLKTVPKIKNATPEDGVVPNK, from the coding sequence ATGAAAAAGCCCCTGCATATCCTCGGTCTGGTACTTGGCATGCTGTTGCTGGCAGTGGCTGGCTTCGCCGCATTAATAAAGGAACGAGGCAGCCCTACCCAACAAGCGCCGACAGCAGTGCGGCCCAGCACCCCGAAACGCGTGCTGCAAGGCGAGAAAATAGTCGCGCTGATGTGCGTGCACTGCCACCAAAACCCGTCCACTAAGACGTTATCGGGCCGGCCCATGCCCGACCTGGGCACCGACCTGGGCAATTTGCATTCGGCTAACATTACGAAACACCCTCAATTCGGCATCGGGCAGTGGACCGACCAGCAAGTGGTGACCCTGTTGCGCACCGGGGCTGGCCCCGATGGCCGCCCGCGCTTGGGCATGCCGCGCTTTGCCTACCTCTCCGACGAAGACGCCGCCAGCATTGTGGCCTTTCTGCGAGCCGACAACCCACTGACCCGGGCCACCGCCCAGGCCAGCCAGCCCCAGAAACTGTCCCCGCTGGCCAAGTCGCTTATGACCACCGCGCTAAAGCCAATTCCGCCGGTCAAGCACCTCGCCGATGCGCCCCCCGCATCCAAGCCTGTGGCCTTGGGCCGGTATCTGGTCATTGCCCGCTACCAGTGCTACTTCTGCCATTCGAAAAGCATAAACACCAACAACGAATCCAACCCCGAACTATCAAAAGGCTATTTGGGTGGCGGCGACAAATTGCTCGACGATGACCTCCAGGTTCGCATCAGCCGCAACATCACCATGGACCCCAATACCGGCCTCGGCAAATGGAGCGAAGAACAATTCAGCAAAGCGGTGAAATTTGGGATGGCACCCTCCGGCATCCTGCACGGCCCAATGCCCAAATTCTCCACCCTCACCGACGAGGAAGTGCACGCCTTGTGGGCTTACCTGAAAACCGTTCCCAAAATCAAGAATGCCACGCCGGAAGATGGCGTCGTACCAAACAAGTAA